A stretch of Methanobrevibacter sp. YE315 DNA encodes these proteins:
- a CDS encoding 7-carboxy-7-deazaguanine synthase QueE → MKAPIIEIFSSFQGEGLLIGQRQIFVRFAGCNLNCNYCDTGDSKSEKSGELMTPEEVAAKIKEIRTADCNTVSFTGGEPSLYPEFISEVSTLVDMDIMLETNGTLPDNIDLIKKLDIVSLDIKLPEHFDGDFDEQIFLNEIKSLNLLIEKSINVYCKVVILPSTKIKSFKGVVEKLSENISSKSNLKIIIQPSSPLGEWKDINFKLFEFSEVVGQYFEVSTIPQIHKILDIE, encoded by the coding sequence ATGAAAGCTCCAATTATAGAAATATTTTCAAGTTTCCAAGGCGAAGGTCTTTTAATAGGTCAAAGGCAGATATTCGTTAGATTTGCAGGTTGCAATCTTAATTGCAATTATTGCGATACTGGAGATAGCAAATCTGAAAAATCAGGCGAATTGATGACTCCTGAAGAGGTTGCTGCTAAAATCAAGGAAATCAGGACTGCCGATTGCAATACTGTTTCTTTTACTGGCGGTGAACCTAGCTTGTATCCCGAATTCATTTCAGAGGTTTCAACCCTTGTGGATATGGATATCATGCTTGAGACAAATGGGACTTTGCCGGATAATATTGATTTAATTAAAAAGTTAGACATTGTTTCACTCGATATCAAATTACCCGAACATTTTGACGGTGATTTTGATGAACAAATTTTTCTAAATGAGATTAAATCACTAAATTTATTAATAGAGAAATCCATAAATGTATATTGTAAAGTAGTTATATTGCCATCAACAAAAATAAAGTCATTTAAAGGGGTAGTTGAAAAATTATCTGAAAATATTTCAAGCAAAAGCAACCTTAAAATAATTATCCAACCTTCTAGTCCGTTAGGAGAATGGAAAGACATTAATTTTAAATTATTTGAATTTTCCGAAGTTGTTGGGCAATATTTTGAAGTTTCCACCATTCCTCAAATCCATAAGATATTGGATATTGAGTGA
- a CDS encoding 6-pyruvoyl tetrahydropterin synthase family protein, whose translation MKILVNGIQSNLRFSSAHVIPGHESCGFIHGHSYFVDVEIEGVRAGEFEFVVDFKDVKGYTKAICDELDHRLLIPVYNKLIDFKDFDKKTDSIFDLQKQNSVRFKIDGKGYSVPSVDCVFLPLPYTSAEELSKFFAETLAKKLSETYDNLEYVSVCVNEGIGQGAAYRKDL comes from the coding sequence ATGAAAATTTTAGTTAATGGTATCCAATCAAATTTAAGATTTTCATCTGCTCATGTAATTCCGGGCCATGAATCTTGTGGATTTATTCATGGACATTCCTACTTTGTGGATGTTGAAATTGAAGGTGTAAGGGCAGGCGAATTTGAATTTGTAGTTGATTTTAAAGATGTTAAAGGATATACTAAAGCAATTTGTGATGAACTTGACCACAGATTATTGATTCCAGTATACAATAAACTAATCGATTTTAAAGATTTTGATAAAAAGACAGATTCAATATTTGATTTGCAAAAGCAGAATTCAGTTCGCTTTAAAATTGATGGAAAAGGATATTCTGTACCAAGTGTCGATTGTGTATTCTTACCACTTCCCTACACTTCAGCTGAAGAGCTATCAAAATTCTTTGCTGAAACTTTAGCTAAAAAGCTTTCCGAAACTTATGACAATTTGGAATATGTTTCTGTTTGTGTTAATGAAGGAATTGGTCAGGGAGCGGCGTATAGGAAAGATTTATAA
- a CDS encoding DUF366 family protein, which produces MTITHKHVDEIFEYDGSQINPSWAFQEFGIYGSSIITWIGPVNITPDNLKDFADVGLEIKSNYMANFICEFFDQQPPNMRVAYLRQRLLVMIFREILSEYGIATKREGDDIFVDERKLSISIASVSLSSAKIHFALNLEDKGTPDDVDTIGLYDIKDNNNNQIFNEDNLVDLINKTVDRFIDEIETIEKDISKTKVLL; this is translated from the coding sequence ATGACTATTACTCACAAACATGTTGATGAAATATTTGAATATGATGGTAGCCAAATCAATCCGTCATGGGCTTTCCAGGAGTTTGGAATTTATGGATCCTCAATTATAACTTGGATTGGGCCAGTCAATATAACTCCCGACAATTTGAAGGATTTTGCGGATGTTGGTTTGGAAATTAAATCCAATTATATGGCTAATTTCATTTGCGAGTTTTTTGACCAACAGCCACCAAATATGAGGGTTGCTTATTTAAGACAAAGGCTTCTTGTAATGATTTTTAGAGAGATTCTTTCAGAATATGGTATCGCTACAAAAAGAGAAGGTGATGATATTTTTGTAGATGAAAGAAAGCTATCAATCTCAATAGCCAGCGTCTCATTAAGCTCTGCAAAAATACATTTCGCCCTTAATCTGGAGGATAAAGGAACTCCTGATGATGTTGATACAATTGGTTTGTATGATATTAAAGATAATAACAATAATCAAATATTTAATGAAGATAATTTAGTTGATTTAATTAATAAGACAGTTGATAGGTTCATTGATGAGATAGAAACAATTGAAAAAGATATTAGTAAAACTAAGGTGTTATTATGA
- a CDS encoding DNA polymerase subunit beta — translation MEQVRTRDFIYTSDDLYFASTNYIHPENRVISFLRYVPDPEGDREKDGKRYRKVGSEEAYSYLRENYPDYLYFSDVTNVEMMGVPLDKVVRVIKPEMRLLGLKKTFESGGEVKNPELIAKLMDVADFFHFMADIPYDHLGISGSILPGLQKSDVSDLDFVVYGLDNHRRAIAAFKEHRGKEVYIEEVDKHITVEGITNDYWDFVYDKRMFDESLTKEEFRWYENRKANRGTINGTLFDILATKDYDEIEGTWGDTVYEPQGIAQIEADIVSALGAFDNPSLYTIENVKVLDGVEAPLVEIVSFTHTYAGEVIDGEHVIAKGKVEKVIINGVEDHYRLVVGTTREAIDEYLKLKESPA, via the coding sequence ATGGAACAAGTAAGAACAAGAGATTTTATTTACACAAGCGATGATTTATATTTTGCATCAACCAATTACATTCACCCTGAAAACAGAGTGATTTCATTTTTAAGATATGTGCCGGACCCTGAAGGGGACAGGGAAAAAGACGGCAAAAGATACAGGAAAGTGGGATCTGAAGAAGCTTATTCATATTTAAGAGAAAATTATCCTGATTATTTATATTTCAGTGATGTCACTAATGTTGAAATGATGGGCGTGCCATTAGATAAAGTTGTAAGAGTAATTAAACCTGAAATGAGATTATTGGGTTTGAAAAAGACTTTTGAAAGTGGTGGAGAAGTTAAAAATCCAGAATTGATTGCGAAATTGATGGATGTTGCTGACTTTTTCCATTTCATGGCAGACATTCCATATGACCATCTTGGAATTTCAGGTTCAATCTTGCCTGGCCTTCAGAAAAGCGATGTAAGCGATTTGGACTTTGTAGTATATGGCCTTGACAACCACAGAAGAGCAATAGCTGCATTTAAAGAACATCGCGGAAAAGAGGTTTACATTGAAGAAGTGGACAAGCACATTACCGTTGAAGGCATCACAAATGACTACTGGGATTTCGTATACGATAAAAGAATGTTTGATGAAAGCCTGACAAAAGAAGAATTCAGATGGTATGAAAATAGAAAAGCAAATAGGGGAACAATAAATGGAACCTTATTTGATATTTTAGCTACCAAAGACTATGATGAAATTGAAGGAACCTGGGGAGATACCGTTTATGAACCTCAAGGAATCGCTCAAATTGAAGCAGATATTGTAAGTGCACTCGGAGCATTCGACAATCCTTCATTATACACAATTGAAAACGTAAAGGTATTAGATGGCGTTGAAGCACCTTTAGTTGAAATCGTGTCTTTCACACACACTTATGCTGGTGAAGTAATTGACGGCGAGCATGTAATAGCTAAGGGAAAAGTAGAAAAAGTCATTATTAATGGCGTGGAAGACCATTACAGGCTTGTTGTTGGAACTACCCGTGAAGCAATTGACGAGTATTTAAAACTTAAGGAAAGCCCTGCTTAA
- a CDS encoding sodium-dependent transporter translates to MTEVKSEWNSNLAFVLAMIGSAVGLGNIWRFPNVLYSNGGGSFMIPYIVSIFLLGISFVLVEYAVGYKFKKSLARILFTVSKKLEPVAWFILLVVFLITTYYVCVVGWDLIYVVLSFTKGWGANPDLYFANNVLHATDSVSGIFTIVPNVLISIFVIWFIAWLINKRDLNEGIGKVSKILLPLLCIMVLAIVAFSLTLPGASIGYSQIFKPDWSALGNSEVWLAAFGQIVFSLSLGMAIAMTYASYLPEGSKLVDNAVIVAFSNSGFEVFNSIGIFSILGFMALTSGIPFNELVTEGTGLAFVVFPQVFNTMGSVSYIIGPLFFLCILFAGITSVIALLEGVCYSISEKFLIERKKTATAVCIVGFCISTIFATGLGSTILGVFDSYLNNFALLLGILLECLIFGWIYKFDDLIETLNENSTIKVGKLWKTVIKFILPICIFCLWAQGIYYTVTDINPISTTIITILTVTLIVVPFILSKLPAINKDYYNV, encoded by the coding sequence ATGACAGAAGTAAAATCAGAATGGAATAGTAATCTTGCCTTTGTGCTGGCAATGATTGGTTCTGCTGTTGGTCTTGGAAATATTTGGCGTTTCCCTAATGTTTTATACTCCAATGGTGGAGGATCATTTATGATTCCTTATATCGTTTCAATATTCCTGCTTGGAATTTCATTCGTCTTAGTGGAATATGCTGTTGGATATAAGTTTAAAAAGTCATTAGCAAGAATATTATTCACGGTTAGTAAAAAACTAGAACCAGTGGCCTGGTTTATATTATTAGTAGTATTTTTAATAACAACATATTACGTTTGTGTTGTTGGATGGGATTTAATTTATGTGGTTTTAAGCTTTACGAAAGGTTGGGGTGCAAACCCGGATTTATACTTTGCAAATAATGTTTTGCATGCAACAGATTCCGTTTCCGGAATATTCACAATCGTTCCAAATGTACTCATATCAATATTTGTCATCTGGTTTATAGCATGGCTTATTAATAAAAGAGATTTGAATGAGGGAATCGGTAAAGTAAGTAAAATTTTACTCCCCCTACTTTGTATAATGGTTTTAGCTATAGTTGCATTCTCTCTAACATTGCCTGGAGCATCAATCGGATATAGCCAAATTTTTAAACCGGATTGGAGCGCATTAGGAAATTCAGAGGTTTGGCTAGCTGCTTTTGGACAAATAGTATTTTCATTGAGTTTAGGTATGGCAATTGCCATGACCTACGCAAGTTACCTTCCAGAAGGTTCGAAATTAGTGGATAATGCAGTAATTGTTGCATTTTCAAATTCCGGTTTTGAAGTATTTAACTCAATTGGAATATTTTCAATTTTAGGATTTATGGCATTAACAAGCGGAATTCCTTTCAATGAACTTGTAACTGAAGGAACTGGTCTTGCATTCGTTGTTTTTCCACAAGTATTTAATACTATGGGATCTGTCTCATATATTATCGGACCATTATTCTTTTTATGCATATTATTTGCTGGAATCACATCAGTAATAGCTCTTCTTGAAGGAGTTTGTTATTCAATTTCCGAAAAATTCCTCATTGAACGTAAAAAAACAGCTACAGCAGTTTGTATTGTAGGATTTTGTATTTCAACAATATTTGCAACAGGTCTTGGAAGCACAATACTCGGAGTATTCGATTCCTATTTGAATAATTTCGCATTATTATTAGGAATACTTCTTGAATGTTTAATCTTTGGTTGGATTTACAAATTTGATGATTTGATTGAAACATTAAATGAAAATTCAACAATTAAAGTGGGCAAATTATGGAAAACAGTTATCAAATTCATTTTACCGATTTGTATATTCTGTCTTTGGGCACAAGGAATATACTACACTGTAACTGACATCAATCCTATAAGCACAACAATCATAACAATATTAACAGTAACATTGATTGTGGTTCCATTTATTCTTTCAAAATTGCCTGCAATCAACAAAGATTACTATAATGTGTAA
- the cas4 gene encoding CRISPR-associated protein Cas4 has protein sequence MITISSIKTHMYCPMKLYIQNHVDMNPSDDYQLAIEIKKLKIDIQDLIQKNMRKIKKEMNLIEIENILSENINSYIENTTNAIKSMDLLIEPKQIEEIIDDSYFNIKIKALKIKQAMNILDKHAFEIIDMFFPNCMYSYLLKDPQLELIGMCDKIEIIDGKYYPISIKSSNPPIKGVWDQDAIELVAHAILLEEEFDTDVYVGFIDYEKIGDRRPVVMDVNLRKALFEVIREVKEIKDNKKNPNVKKNSKKCGKCEYKNICMKK, from the coding sequence ATGATTACTATATCTTCAATAAAAACGCATATGTACTGTCCGATGAAACTATATATCCAAAATCATGTCGATATGAATCCAAGTGATGACTATCAGCTTGCAATCGAAATAAAAAAATTAAAAATTGACATACAGGACTTAATTCAAAAAAATATGCGCAAAATAAAAAAAGAAATGAATCTGATTGAAATTGAAAACATTTTATCTGAAAATATCAATTCATATATTGAAAATACAACAAATGCCATAAAATCCATGGATTTGCTTATTGAACCCAAACAAATAGAAGAGATAATTGACGATTCCTATTTTAATATAAAAATTAAGGCTTTAAAAATAAAACAGGCAATGAACATACTTGACAAACACGCATTTGAAATAATAGACATGTTTTTCCCAAACTGCATGTATTCCTATCTATTGAAAGACCCACAACTTGAATTGATAGGAATGTGCGATAAAATAGAAATAATCGACGGCAAATATTATCCCATAAGTATTAAAAGTTCAAATCCTCCAATAAAGGGAGTATGGGACCAGGATGCAATAGAATTGGTCGCCCATGCAATACTTCTAGAGGAAGAATTCGACACGGATGTTTATGTAGGATTTATTGATTATGAAAAAATTGGAGATCGGCGTCCTGTGGTGATGGACGTTAACCTTAGAAAAGCATTGTTCGAAGTGATACGGGAAGTTAAGGAAATAAAGGATAATAAAAAAAACCCAAATGTTAAAAAAAACTCAAAAAAATGTGGAAAATGCGAATACAAAAATATCTGTATGAAAAAATAA
- a CDS encoding DUF5612 domain-containing protein: MSDYTLTIKSQERKGVLDDITDVITDHGANISYVNLFVENNNMGSINLELEHVKDIDKLVSDLKSIPEVESVELHGSQLDIYGKRIIIVGGGAQVAQVAMGAITEADRHNIRGERISIDTIPLVGEKNLAEAIEAISRLPRVRALVLAGSLMGGEITKAVKKVKDESNLIVISLNMPGSVTQHADLIITDPIQAGVLAVMSIADTAAFSIERLGGNIKF, encoded by the coding sequence ATGAGTGATTATACATTAACTATTAAATCTCAAGAAAGAAAAGGCGTATTGGATGACATTACTGATGTTATCACGGACCATGGTGCTAATATTAGCTATGTCAATCTTTTCGTTGAAAATAATAATATGGGTTCCATCAATTTAGAATTGGAGCATGTTAAAGATATTGATAAGTTAGTGTCAGATTTAAAAAGCATTCCTGAAGTAGAATCTGTTGAATTGCATGGTTCACAGTTGGACATATATGGAAAACGTATAATCATCGTTGGTGGTGGAGCTCAAGTGGCTCAAGTAGCTATGGGTGCTATTACAGAAGCAGATAGGCATAATATACGTGGGGAACGTATAAGTATCGATACTATTCCATTGGTAGGTGAAAAAAATCTAGCGGAAGCTATTGAAGCTATTTCAAGATTGCCTCGTGTTAGAGCATTAGTTCTTGCAGGATCCCTTATGGGCGGTGAGATAACTAAAGCCGTTAAGAAGGTAAAGGATGAAAGTAATTTGATTGTAATTTCACTGAATATGCCGGGTAGTGTCACACAGCATGCTGATTTAATCATCACTGATCCGATTCAAGCTGGTGTTTTAGCTGTAATGTCAATAGCAGATACTGCTGCATTTAGTATTGAGCGTTTAGGTGGCAATATTAAGTTTTAA
- a CDS encoding energy-converting hydrogenase B subunit P — translation MKFVMRPYHMVSLGGYIVEWDFPYRNLIVVNKTSEPIKIEIPVFHEEWIQEHKDLGLDVIPVNKEDNYLSMWKRAHAELDKVRPKNE, via the coding sequence ATGAAATTTGTTATGAGGCCATATCATATGGTAAGTCTTGGAGGATACATTGTTGAATGGGATTTTCCTTACAGAAATTTAATAGTGGTAAATAAAACCTCCGAACCAATAAAAATCGAAATACCGGTTTTCCATGAAGAATGGATTCAAGAACATAAGGATTTGGGTCTTGATGTAATTCCGGTTAATAAAGAGGATAATTATTTGAGCATGTGGAAAAGAGCGCATGCTGAATTAGATAAAGTAAGGCCAAAAAATGAGTGA
- a CDS encoding respiratory chain complex I subunit 1 family protein, whose translation MFESTVINSVLAVVLTVLVCFVISTLLPGIERKYIHARIQQRIGPLVIAPGIMAPLKFMFKENVEISSPVPRLYKALPIICFIVVLCVFITLTPQAYQIPALSSLVAIVGFLKVEEICYVLMGALSKSVMSLRMPFPDIVKGGAHLNVQRSFVEDISAKRSLRMITYGSFPLYLSLFAPVTAARSIFLKDIVAYQQLHGPFLFTVAGGIAAIVFFIGYMIILNEYPFSIIKAKSDVIEGPYMEYAAKYRSIVYLTRGFFMFVLGCIFSVLFIGIPPTIFSWGILVNIAVALIFVFMMGILSAFSPVFTNRQLLPTILGATLLGVLAIVLGLL comes from the coding sequence ATGTTTGAAAGTACAGTAATAAATTCAGTTCTTGCAGTAGTTCTTACAGTACTAGTTTGTTTTGTAATTTCAACATTACTTCCGGGAATTGAGAGAAAATATATTCATGCAAGAATTCAGCAAAGAATAGGGCCACTTGTAATTGCTCCAGGAATTATGGCACCATTGAAATTCATGTTCAAGGAAAATGTGGAGATTTCATCCCCTGTTCCTAGACTATACAAAGCATTGCCGATAATCTGCTTTATCGTGGTTTTATGTGTATTTATTACATTAACTCCACAAGCTTATCAAATTCCGGCACTTTCAAGTTTAGTGGCTATTGTTGGATTTTTAAAAGTAGAGGAAATATGTTATGTATTGATGGGAGCATTGTCCAAATCTGTAATGTCTCTTAGAATGCCTTTCCCAGATATTGTAAAAGGGGGAGCACATCTTAATGTTCAAAGGTCATTTGTTGAAGATATCAGTGCAAAAAGATCTCTTAGAATGATTACTTATGGGTCTTTCCCATTGTATTTATCTTTATTCGCTCCAGTAACTGCCGCTAGAAGTATTTTCTTAAAAGATATTGTGGCTTATCAACAATTGCATGGACCATTCTTATTCACTGTTGCCGGTGGGATTGCAGCCATAGTATTTTTCATTGGATACATGATTATATTGAATGAATATCCATTTTCAATAATTAAAGCCAAATCAGATGTTATTGAAGGACCATACATGGAATATGCTGCTAAATACAGATCAATTGTTTATCTAACAAGAGGATTCTTCATGTTTGTTCTTGGATGTATCTTTTCAGTATTGTTTATTGGAATTCCACCAACAATATTCTCATGGGGAATTTTAGTAAATATTGCTGTAGCTTTAATATTTGTATTTATGATGGGAATTTTATCTGCATTCAGCCCAGTATTTACAAATAGGCAATTGTTACCAACAATATTGGGAGCAACTTTACTTGGAGTATTGGCTATTGTGCTTGGATTATTATAG
- a CDS encoding nickel-dependent hydrogenase large subunit, producing the protein MDKKVPRSNIIETEIPMGTVHPAALEPYRVRFFVEDEIVQEAEITIGVNHRGIERIMEGLPVQKANALTEKICGICSNSHIWNSCRTAEIGLGIEIPERAEYIRVIMSELERLHSHFLYLAHGCEVLSHETFSMRVFYLREIIMELLAMIGGNRVQYGCSVLGGVRPRCELDEAKILRLKEDMDKVEEGLTDFAKRFTADPIVMSRIEGIGVLPQKQAIELAVTGPTLRATGVARDLRTTMFEYDNFDFNVVTQPDGDVKSNLLMRALESFESIKIIRQAIANIPEGKLVNHDWEMVDTDLTESYIEVPRGTLYHSYALESGRVRHCVIRTPSMANIGAMQYACIGDQITDAQLCIVQCDPCFTCTDRAIEIIRR; encoded by the coding sequence ATGGATAAAAAAGTACCAAGAAGTAATATAATTGAAACTGAAATTCCAATGGGTACAGTTCACCCCGCTGCATTGGAACCATATAGAGTAAGGTTTTTTGTAGAAGATGAGATAGTTCAAGAAGCCGAAATAACTATTGGTGTTAATCATAGGGGTATCGAAAGAATCATGGAAGGGCTGCCTGTTCAAAAAGCAAATGCACTTACAGAAAAAATCTGTGGAATTTGTTCTAATTCACATATATGGAATTCATGCAGAACAGCTGAAATTGGTTTAGGCATTGAAATTCCTGAAAGGGCAGAATATATTCGTGTAATTATGAGCGAACTTGAACGTTTGCATTCACATTTCTTGTATCTGGCTCACGGTTGTGAAGTACTTTCTCATGAAACATTTTCCATGAGAGTATTCTATTTAAGGGAAATTATCATGGAATTGCTTGCAATGATTGGTGGAAACAGAGTTCAATACGGCTGTTCTGTTTTAGGAGGAGTAAGGCCAAGATGTGAATTAGATGAAGCAAAAATATTAAGGCTTAAAGAAGACATGGATAAAGTGGAAGAAGGCCTTACAGATTTTGCTAAAAGATTCACTGCCGATCCAATCGTAATGTCAAGGATTGAGGGAATCGGAGTCTTGCCACAAAAGCAAGCTATTGAGTTAGCAGTTACCGGACCGACCTTAAGAGCTACTGGTGTTGCAAGAGATTTAAGAACAACCATGTTCGAATACGATAATTTTGACTTTAATGTAGTCACCCAACCTGATGGTGATGTAAAATCTAATCTGTTAATGAGAGCATTGGAGTCTTTTGAATCAATAAAAATCATAAGGCAAGCTATTGCAAATATCCCTGAAGGCAAATTAGTTAATCATGATTGGGAAATGGTCGACACAGACTTAACTGAAAGTTACATTGAAGTTCCAAGAGGAACTTTATATCATTCTTATGCACTTGAAAGTGGAAGAGTAAGGCACTGCGTGATTAGAACTCCATCAATGGCAAACATTGGTGCAATGCAATATGCATGTATTGGAGACCAAATCACAGATGCCCAATTATGTATTGTACAATGTGACCCTTGTTTCACTTGTACAGATAGAGCAATTGAAATAATCAGGAGGTAG
- a CDS encoding NADH-quinone oxidoreductase subunit B family protein has product MGIKSFSRARAIHVMLVYTGGCNGCDIEIVNSILSPRFDAEQYNVFLTWNPREADVLVVTGPVTHLNRKPLEKIYEAIPNPKLVVAAGSCALMGGVYKNCYGDIQSEEIEGPVENVIPVSAKIPGCAVRPQDVLAGVVSLLPILLDAD; this is encoded by the coding sequence ATGGGAATTAAATCATTTTCAAGAGCAAGAGCAATACATGTCATGTTGGTTTATACTGGTGGATGTAATGGATGCGATATTGAAATTGTAAACTCCATATTATCACCTAGATTTGATGCTGAGCAATACAATGTGTTCTTAACTTGGAATCCTCGTGAAGCAGATGTGCTTGTTGTTACAGGACCTGTTACACACTTGAATAGGAAACCATTAGAGAAAATCTATGAAGCTATACCTAATCCAAAATTGGTTGTAGCTGCAGGAAGTTGTGCTCTAATGGGTGGTGTTTATAAGAATTGTTATGGTGATATCCAATCTGAAGAAATTGAAGGACCAGTTGAAAACGTTATTCCTGTGAGTGCAAAAATTCCGGGATGTGCCGTAAGGCCTCAAGATGTTTTAGCTGGTGTCGTATCACTTTTACCTATATTATTAGATGCGGACTGA
- a CDS encoding 4Fe-4S binding protein, which yields MRNLIRIAFEGAFTNFKRIFFAADRVTDMELRRQISTLSVEVDDRVDEKACIGCSGCANVCPTGAIEMKPLANPVKLTDDWTKNKVPEINLEKCVVCYYCHDFCPIFSLYGQKGTVHPSCVGDQEVDIENCLEQPFKISEDKLNVIAQYLSDNTVLRNREEGD from the coding sequence ATGAGAAATTTAATTAGAATAGCTTTTGAAGGGGCTTTTACCAACTTTAAAAGAATCTTTTTTGCAGCTGATAGAGTTACGGATATGGAGTTAAGAAGACAGATATCTACACTTTCAGTTGAAGTAGATGATAGAGTTGATGAAAAAGCTTGTATTGGATGTTCTGGTTGTGCTAATGTTTGTCCAACAGGTGCAATTGAAATGAAACCCTTAGCAAATCCTGTTAAATTAACTGATGATTGGACAAAAAATAAAGTACCTGAAATTAATCTTGAAAAATGTGTGGTATGTTATTATTGTCATGATTTCTGTCCAATATTTTCATTATATGGACAAAAAGGAACCGTACATCCGAGTTGTGTTGGTGATCAAGAAGTTGACATCGAAAATTGTCTTGAACAACCATTCAAAATATCTGAAGATAAGCTTAATGTTATTGCACAGTATTTGTCAGATAATACTGTATTAAGAAACAGGGAGGAAGGTGATTAG